The genomic segment ACCCGGCCCAGCAGCTCGGCCAGCAGCGTCGAGTCGAGGGCCAGCGCGGCGGCCCGCCGCTCGGCCAGCGGGGCGTCGCCCTCGTAGAGGAAGGCGCCGACGTAGCCGAACAGCAGCGATCGGGCGAACGGCGACGGGCGCGGGGTCTCCACCTCGACCAGCCGGACCGCCCGGCCGGCCAGGTCGCGCATCAACCCCACCAGGCCGGGCAGGTCGAAGACGTCCTGCAGGCACTCCCGGGCGGCCTCCAGGGTGATCGGGAAGTCGGCGTGTTCGCGGGCGATGTCCAGCAGCTGGGCGGCCCGCTGCCGTTGCTGCCACAGCGGCTGCCGCCGGCGCGGGTCCCGGCGCGGCAGCAGCAGCGCCCGGGCCGCGCACTCGCGGAACCGGGAGGCGAACATGGCGGAGCCGCCGACCGACTCCTCCACGAGCTGGCCGATCTCGTCGGGGTCGAACCCGACCAGCTCGGCACCGGGCGGCGGGTCGGCGGTGTCCGGCAGCCGGATCACGATCCCGTCGTCGGCCGGCATCACCTGCGCGTCCACGCCGTACCGCTCGGTGAGCCGGCGGCCGATCGCCAGCGCCCAGGGAGCGTTCACCCGGGACCCCAGGACGCAGTGGACGGCGAGCCGCCAGTCGCCGAGCTCGTCGCGGAAGCGCTCGACCAGGACGGTGCGGTCGTCCGGCAGCGCCCGGGTCGCCTCCCGCTGCTCGCGCAGGTAGGTCACCAGGTTGCCGGCGGCCCAGTCGTCCAGGCCGCCGGCGCGCAGCGCCTGCGCGGCGGCGTCGTCGTCGCGGCGGGCCAGGCCGCGCAGCCGGGCGCCGATCGCCCGGCCGAGCTCCACCGGCCGGCCCAGCGAGTCGCCCTTCCAGAACGGCATCCGGGCCGCCTGGCCGGGGGCGGGGGAGACCAGCACCCGGTCGGGGGTGATGTCCTCGATCCGCCAGGACGACGAACCCAGCAGGAAGACGTCGCCGACCCGGGACTCGTAGACCATCTCCTCGTCCAGCTCACCGACCCGGGCGGCCCGCTCGGCGCCGGCCAGGAAAACGCCGAACAGACCCCGGTCGGGAATGGTGCCGCCGCTGGTGACCGCGAGCCGCTGCGCGCCGGGCCGGCCGGTGAGCAGGTCGGCGGCGCGGTCCCAGACCAGCCGGGGGCGCAGCTCGGCGAAGGCGGTCGACGGGTAGCGGCCGGAGAGCATGTCGAGCACCGCGTGCAGCGCGGACTCGGGCAGCTCGGCGAAGGGCGCCGCCCGCCGGACCAGGGCGGCCAGGTCGGTCACCGTCCACTGGTCCAGTGCCACCATCGCGACGATCTGCTGGGCGAGCACGTCCAGCGGATTGCGGGGGGCCCGCAACTCCTCGATCGCCCCGTCGACCATCCGCTCGGCCACCACCGCGCAGGAGAGCAGGTCACCCCGGTGCTTCGGAAACACCACCCCCCGGGAGACCGCCCCGACCTGGTGGCCGGCCCGGCCGACCCGTTGCAGCCCGGCCGCCACACTCGGCGGGGCCTCGATCTGCACGACCAGGTCGACGGCACCCATGTCGATGCCGAGCTCCAGGCTGGAGGTGGCCACCACGGCGGGCAGCCGGCCCGACTTGAGCGCCTCCTCGATGCCGGCCCGCTCCTCGCGGGAGACGCTGCCGTGGTGGGCCCGGGCGATCACCGGCGCCGCACCGGCGGCGGCGCCGGACTGGGCCATGATCTCGGCCGGCTGCCGGTGCGGCGGCTCGGGCGCCAGCCCCAGCTCCTCGGCGGCCAGCTCGTTGATCCGGGCGCAGAGCCGCTCCGCTCCGCGCCGCGAATTGGTGAAGACGATCGTCGACCGGTGCGCCCGGATCAGGGCGTGCACCCGCTCCTCGACCGCCGGCCAGATCGATGCCCGGCGCGGGGTGCCGAACTCGTCGGACGGCTCCTCCTGCTCGTCGAGGCGGGTCATGTCCTCCACCGGCACCTCGACGCTGATCTCGATGGTCTTGTCCGCGCCGGGCGCGACGACATCGACCGGGTGCGCCCCGGCGAGGAACCGCGCCGTGCCGTCGATCGGCCGGACCGTGGCCGACAGCCCGATCCGTTGGGCGGGCCGGGCCAGCAGCTGGTCGAGCCGCTCCAGCGACAACGCCAGGTGCGCGCCGCGCTTGGTGGCGGCGACCGCGTGCACCTCGTCGACGATCACCGTCTCCACCCCGCGCAACGAATCGCGGGCGGCGGAGGTGAGCAGCAGAAAGAGCGACTCCGGGGTGGTGATCAGGATGTCGGGCGGGGTGCGGCCGAAGGCCCGTCGCTGGTCGGCCGGGGTGTCGCCGGTGCGCATCCCCACGGTGATCTCCGGTGGCGCGACGCCGAGCCGGCCGGCCGCCTGCCGGATCCCGGCCAGCGGACCACGTAGGTTGCGCTCGACGTCCACGGCCAGCGCCTTGAGTGGGCTGACGTAGAGGACCCGGCAACGCCGACGCGGATCGTCGGGAACCGGCTGGCCGGCGAGCCGGTCCAGCGACCAGAGGAAGGCGGCGAGCGTCTTGCCGGACCCGGTCGGCGCCACGACCAGCGCGTTGCGCCCGGCGCCGATCGACCGCCACGCCCCGGCCTGGGCGGCGGTGGGCGCGGCGAAGGCGGTGGCGAACCACTCCCGGGTCGCCGCCCCGAACCGTTCCAGCACGTCGTCGGCCATCACCGACAATCCTGCCCGGCGGGTACGACGGTTCCGCTGGCGGGTCGCTGGGTATCGCATTAAGTCTGACTTAACCGCTTGATAGCGGCGCAACACGTACAGTAACTTCTCTCGAAATGCCGGCCGCTACGGAGGAGATCGCATGGCCGTGGTCGAGCGGAGCGCCCAACACGGCACCGACATCCTGCTCCGCACGGTCGACAACCGGCTGACCGGCGTCCGGGCCGGACTCGGCGCCGCCGACCTCGACCTGGCCGAGCGGATCGCGGCCTGCCTGCGGGAGCTGGTGATCGGCACCACCTCGGCCAGCGCCGCCGACCGGGCCCGGGTGCGGGCCGCCGTGCACCACTTCGCCCTGCGGCAGCCCACCCGCGGCGGGCACCCGACGGTCCGGTCGCTGGCCGCCACCCGAGCGGTGGTGAACCGGATCGTGCTGCAGTTGGGTCGTCCGGACCTGATCGTCGACTCCGGACGCGAGGGTCCGGTCGACCCGGCCCGGGTCGAGCCGACCCCGGATGTTTCCGACAGGTAACGACCACCGGGTGCCGGTAGACTTACCTCCCGAGTAGCTGGGGAGGGACATGCGGGCAGCGCACCCGACGCGCCGACCGGTCGGTCGGCTGCTCGCTGCTGCCCTGCTCGCGGTTCTCTGCACAACGTCCGTGCACGGTGCCGCCTCGCCGGCGGTCCCGCCGGGTGCCATCGCCACCGCGCACGCCTCGATCGCAGCCGCCCTGGTTCAGCAGCACCCCACGACCGGTCGGGGCGACCAGGTGGTCGGCCCTGAGCGGGCGGGCGTCCCGCACGCCACCGAGGAACTGCTCCCGCCCGACGTCGAATGGCAGCCCGCCGCCCGCCCGGCCCCCGGCCATCCGGTGGTCGGGGCGGCCGAGCCGGCCCAACCGGCCGGCCCGCACAGCGCCGCGGCACCACCATCGCAGGTGGTGTCCGGGCGCCTCGGCCGCGCCCCGCCGAGCTGATCGGACAATCGCCCGCCGCCGTCCCTCCGCCAGCCCTGGCGGGATTCGCCAAAGCCGCCCGTGACCGGGCTTCCTGTCGTCTGATCCCGACGTAACGCAGACTCTCGACGAGGGCCTGCGCTGACACCTATCTGGAGTACGCATGCTCGTGCTGCTGGCCCTGCACCTGGCCCTGGCGCTGGTCGCGCCACTGCTGGTCGCCCGGTGGGGTCGGCGCGCCTGCTACCCGCTGGCGCTGGGGCCGGCCGCCGCGCTGGGCTGGGCGCTGGCCCACGCCGGCACGATCCGTGACGGCGGGGCACTCGTCGAGACGTACCCGTGGGTGCCCTCCCTCGGCCTCGACCTGGCGCTGCGGGTCACCACCCTGTCCTGGCTGCTGGTCGTCCTGGTCGGCGGCGTCGGCGCGCTGGTGCTGGTCTACTGCGCCAGCTACTTCGACTCGGACGAGCCCGGACTCGGCCGGTTCGCGGCCGTCTTCGTCGGGTTCGCCGGCGCGATGCTCGGCGTGGTGGTCGCCGACGACCTGCTGCTGCTCTACGTCTTCTGGGAGCTCACCACCGTCTTCTCGTACCTGTTGATCGGCCACGACCCGCAGCGGCGGGCCAGCCGGCGGGCCGCCGGCCAGGCCCTCATCGTGACCACCCTGGGCGGCCTGGCGATGCTGATCGGCTTCATCATGCTCGGCCAGCACGCCGGCACCTACCGCTGGTCGGAGATCGTCGCCGGGCCGCTGCCCACCGGTGCGTACCTCGGCACCGCGCTGGTGCTGATCCTGCTCGGGGCGCTCTCAAAGTCGGCGATCTTCCCGGTCAGCTTCTGGCTGCCGGCGGCGATGGCCGCCCCCACCCCGGTCAGCGCCTACCTGCACGCCGCGGCGATGGTCAAGGCCGGGGTCTACCTGGTGGCGCTGCTGGCCCCGGTGTTCGCGTTCGACCCACCCTGGCGGCCGGTGGTCTTCGTCTGCGGCGTGCTCACCATGCTGGCCGGCGGTTGGGCCGCCCTGCGGCAGACCGACCTGAAGCTGCTGCTGGCCTACGGCACGGTCAGCCAGCTCGGCCTGCTGATCGTGGTGACCGGCGCCGGCACCCGGGACGCGGCGCTGGCCGGGGCGGCGCTGCTGCTCGCACACGCCCTGTTCAAGGCGACGCTGTTCCTCACCGTCGGGATCGTCGACCGGCGGGCCGGCACCCGGGAGCTGACCGCCCTCTCCGGGCTCTGGCGGCGGATGCCGTGGGTCGCCACCGCCGCCGCGCTCGCCGCCGCGTCGATGGCCGGGCTGCCGCCGATGCTCGGCTTCGTCGCCAAGGAGGCGACCTTCGAGGCGTTCATCGACCAACCGGTCATCCTCACCACGCTGGTGCTCGGCGCGGTGCTCACCGCCGGCTACAGCGCCCGGTTCGTCTGGGGAGCGTTCGCCGACAAGCCCGGGGCCGAGCCGACCGGCACCGAACGCGTCGGCGCCACCATGTTCGTGCCGGTCGGCCTGCTCGCCGCCGCCGGGCTGGTGCTCGGCGTCCTGGCCCCGGTCGTCGACGACCTGCTCGCCCCGTACGCCGGTCTGTTCGGTCCGGCCGGCTACCACCTGGCGCTCTGGCACGGCCTCAACCCGGCACTCGGCCTGTCGCTGCTCGCGCTCGCCGGCGGCGGGCTGCTCTTCGCGGTGCGGGCCCGGATCACCGGCGTCCTGCACCTGATCAGCACGCCGCTGACCGGCGAGTCGGCGTACCAGAGGGTGAGCCACTGGATCGACCGGATCGCGGTCGAGGCCACCGGCGCCACCCAGCGCGGCTCGCTGCCCCAGTATCTCGGCATCATCCTGCTGGTCCTGGTGCTCGCCCCCGGTGGAGCGCTGGTGATCGGCGGGGCCTGGCCGGAGCGGGTCTCCTGGTGGGACACCCCGCTGCAACTGGTCGTCGGCGTCGTGCTGGTCACCGCCGCGGTGCTCACCGTCCGGGCCCGTCGCCGACTCACCGCGATGGTGCTGGTCGGCGTCACCGGATACGGCACCGCGATGATGTTCGTGCTGCACGGCGCCCCGGATCTGGCGCTTACCCAGTTCCTGGTGGAGACCGTCACCATCGTGGTGTTCGTGCTGGTGCTGCGGCGGCTGCCGGCGAACTTCTCGGACCGGCCACGCAGCGGCCGATGGCTGCGCATCGGGCTCGGCGTCGCGGTCGGGCTGGTGATGTCCGGGCTGGCCCTGGCCGCCGTCGGCGGTCGGCAGGCGGTGCCCATCTCGGCGGAGTTCCCCGCCTGGGCCTACGACTTCGGGCACGGGCGCAACGTCGTGAACGTGACCCTCGTCGACATCCGGGCCTGGGACACGATGGGCGAGATCGCGGTGCTGGTGGTGGCCGCCACCGGGGTGGCCAGCCTGATCTTCCAACGACCACCCCGGGGGGCACCCGGTCCGCGTCGGCGCGACATCCCGGCGCCGGAGCCGCCGCGGCGGCGGGAACGCGTCTGGCTGCGGGCCACCGCCACCCTGCGCAGCCACCGGCGTTCGATCATCTT from the Solwaraspora sp. WMMD1047 genome contains:
- a CDS encoding ATP-dependent helicase, yielding MADDVLERFGAATREWFATAFAAPTAAQAGAWRSIGAGRNALVVAPTGSGKTLAAFLWSLDRLAGQPVPDDPRRRCRVLYVSPLKALAVDVERNLRGPLAGIRQAAGRLGVAPPEITVGMRTGDTPADQRRAFGRTPPDILITTPESLFLLLTSAARDSLRGVETVIVDEVHAVAATKRGAHLALSLERLDQLLARPAQRIGLSATVRPIDGTARFLAGAHPVDVVAPGADKTIEISVEVPVEDMTRLDEQEEPSDEFGTPRRASIWPAVEERVHALIRAHRSTIVFTNSRRGAERLCARINELAAEELGLAPEPPHRQPAEIMAQSGAAAGAAPVIARAHHGSVSREERAGIEEALKSGRLPAVVATSSLELGIDMGAVDLVVQIEAPPSVAAGLQRVGRAGHQVGAVSRGVVFPKHRGDLLSCAVVAERMVDGAIEELRAPRNPLDVLAQQIVAMVALDQWTVTDLAALVRRAAPFAELPESALHAVLDMLSGRYPSTAFAELRPRLVWDRAADLLTGRPGAQRLAVTSGGTIPDRGLFGVFLAGAERAARVGELDEEMVYESRVGDVFLLGSSSWRIEDITPDRVLVSPAPGQAARMPFWKGDSLGRPVELGRAIGARLRGLARRDDDAAAQALRAGGLDDWAAGNLVTYLREQREATRALPDDRTVLVERFRDELGDWRLAVHCVLGSRVNAPWALAIGRRLTERYGVDAQVMPADDGIVIRLPDTADPPPGAELVGFDPDEIGQLVEESVGGSAMFASRFRECAARALLLPRRDPRRRQPLWQQRQRAAQLLDIAREHADFPITLEAARECLQDVFDLPGLVGLMRDLAGRAVRLVEVETPRPSPFARSLLFGYVGAFLYEGDAPLAERRAAALALDSTLLAELLGRVDLRELLDPAVLAETERQLRWLTDQRRPRDAEDVVELLRLLGDLSDAELADRGVAPDWLTGLAAARRILRVRIAGMERWIGVEDAGRVRDALGVALPVGVPLAYLEPVADPLADLVSRYARTHGPFTAAGCAARFGLGGFVVDQTLRRLAAAGRVVAGEFAPFEPAASGADTATQWCDAEVLRLLRRRSLAALRQEIEPAPTRALAAFLPRWQQVGAAGRGVEAVAAAVEQLQGAAVPASALESLVLPGRVADYSPAQLDELCAGGEVLWAGTGSIGRADGWLTLAFADTAHLLLPPPDEALALTPAHQAVLDALDGGQALFFRSLSDRVGGTDDAALVGVLWDLVWAGWLTNDTLAPVRALLGGGGAHRRRPAAPRGRYGHPGRGRLPGRGALPSRGGPPTAAGRWSLLPAREPDPTRRAAALADALLERHGVVTRGAVAAEGWPGGFAAVYPVLAALEERGAARRGYFVEGLGAAQFAVPGAVDRLRALAEPAALGRRADRTALVLAATDPANPYGAALPWPERVVDSGDPEASPAGGHRPGRKAGALVALVGGDLVLYVERGGRTLLSFVDDGEALTAATGALATAVRSGALGPISVERADGAALAPSPLRDALTTAGFRATPRGLRLRG
- a CDS encoding Na+/H+ antiporter subunit A codes for the protein MLVLLALHLALALVAPLLVARWGRRACYPLALGPAAALGWALAHAGTIRDGGALVETYPWVPSLGLDLALRVTTLSWLLVVLVGGVGALVLVYCASYFDSDEPGLGRFAAVFVGFAGAMLGVVVADDLLLLYVFWELTTVFSYLLIGHDPQRRASRRAAGQALIVTTLGGLAMLIGFIMLGQHAGTYRWSEIVAGPLPTGAYLGTALVLILLGALSKSAIFPVSFWLPAAMAAPTPVSAYLHAAAMVKAGVYLVALLAPVFAFDPPWRPVVFVCGVLTMLAGGWAALRQTDLKLLLAYGTVSQLGLLIVVTGAGTRDAALAGAALLLAHALFKATLFLTVGIVDRRAGTRELTALSGLWRRMPWVATAAALAAASMAGLPPMLGFVAKEATFEAFIDQPVILTTLVLGAVLTAGYSARFVWGAFADKPGAEPTGTERVGATMFVPVGLLAAAGLVLGVLAPVVDDLLAPYAGLFGPAGYHLALWHGLNPALGLSLLALAGGGLLFAVRARITGVLHLISTPLTGESAYQRVSHWIDRIAVEATGATQRGSLPQYLGIILLVLVLAPGGALVIGGAWPERVSWWDTPLQLVVGVVLVTAAVLTVRARRRLTAMVLVGVTGYGTAMMFVLHGAPDLALTQFLVETVTIVVFVLVLRRLPANFSDRPRSGRWLRIGLGVAVGLVMSGLALAAVGGRQAVPISAEFPAWAYDFGHGRNVVNVTLVDIRAWDTMGEIAVLVVAATGVASLIFQRPPRGAPGPRRRDIPAPEPPRRRERVWLRATATLRSHRRSIIFEVVTRLLFHTMVLYSIYLMFSGHNAPGGGFAGGLVAGLALAVRYFAGGRYELDEAAPVDAGMVLGAGLFVSVGTGLVALLLGGEALQSTVVDLHLPLIGDLYLVTSLFFDAGVYLIVVGLVLDVLRSVGAEVDRQIEIEDETEPGPVTEAGRS